The following coding sequences lie in one Megalodesulfovibrio gigas DSM 1382 = ATCC 19364 genomic window:
- a CDS encoding methyl-accepting chemotaxis protein: protein MFNHLKMRNKILLPVSLAAILVLLAILLVVRMQIQEQSTADTRQLAHEISARYANLVKSDLDAAIAAGKALAAGVTNERARPQPDRTVVASLLHRTLESFPTIFGAWTAWDPNAFDGRDAEFIKANALHEESGRFLPYVIRGTQGLEETFATPVLATSRDPGEKWYWTPLQTGKLFLTEPTVYEVAGQDRMMISVCVPMLQQGKGVTGVDLSLENLQAMAARISIFETGYGMLLSNTGMIVAHPDKSFIGKNAKDFVPAEHKAGFEKALAQGAAFQYDQLSAVANQSMLYSITPITLEGAEGAWSFLITLPQARMLESVHATQRLLLLLSLGGLALLMVLVFGVTRLIVTPVNRIMRAAQAVAAGDLDRPIDIHQRDEIGVLADALREMVESLKSKIAMANAKTMEAEEHAATAQTAMSQAEAALATAEQARREGMLAAAARLEGAATVIHSASGELAGQVGESSRGTEEQARRLGETATAMEEMNATVLEVARNAGQAADTVDHAKREATAGAQVVAQVVQSIEQVLAQAKGLTRDMHALGKQAEEISQVMVVINDIADQTNLLALNAAIEAARAGDAGRGFAVVADEVRKLAEKTMHATREVGAAIAAIQQGANTNIANFDAASRLIDEATTKAGRSGSALEQIVSLVDAATDQVRSIAAAAEEQSAASDEITRNIDDINRISSIVAQAMRQSSGVVDQLAEQAQVLRSLIHSLQAEGDGKTR, encoded by the coding sequence ATGTTCAACCATCTGAAAATGCGCAACAAGATTTTGCTGCCGGTCAGCCTGGCGGCCATCCTCGTCTTGCTGGCCATCCTGCTGGTGGTACGAATGCAGATTCAGGAGCAATCCACGGCCGACACCCGGCAGTTGGCCCATGAAATCAGCGCACGGTACGCCAATCTGGTCAAAAGCGACCTGGATGCCGCCATCGCCGCCGGCAAGGCCCTGGCCGCCGGCGTGACCAACGAACGCGCCCGCCCCCAGCCGGACCGCACCGTGGTGGCCAGCCTGCTGCATCGCACGCTGGAGAGCTTCCCGACCATCTTCGGCGCCTGGACCGCCTGGGACCCCAACGCCTTCGACGGCCGCGACGCCGAGTTCATCAAGGCCAATGCCCTGCATGAGGAATCCGGCCGCTTCCTGCCCTATGTCATCCGCGGCACCCAGGGCCTTGAGGAGACCTTCGCCACCCCCGTGCTCGCCACCAGCCGCGATCCCGGCGAAAAATGGTACTGGACCCCCCTGCAGACGGGCAAACTCTTCCTCACCGAACCCACGGTGTACGAGGTGGCAGGCCAGGATCGCATGATGATCAGCGTGTGCGTGCCCATGCTCCAGCAGGGCAAGGGCGTGACCGGGGTGGACCTGAGCCTGGAAAACCTCCAGGCCATGGCTGCACGCATTTCCATTTTCGAGACTGGCTACGGCATGCTGCTCTCCAATACCGGCATGATCGTGGCCCACCCTGACAAGAGCTTCATCGGCAAAAATGCCAAGGATTTCGTCCCTGCGGAACACAAGGCAGGCTTCGAAAAGGCCCTGGCCCAGGGTGCCGCCTTCCAATACGACCAGCTGTCGGCAGTCGCCAACCAATCCATGCTGTACAGCATCACCCCCATCACCCTGGAAGGGGCAGAGGGAGCCTGGAGCTTTCTGATCACCCTGCCCCAGGCCAGGATGCTGGAAAGCGTCCATGCCACGCAACGCCTGCTGCTGCTGCTGAGCCTGGGCGGGCTGGCGCTGCTGATGGTGCTGGTTTTCGGCGTGACGCGGCTCATCGTCACCCCCGTGAACCGCATCATGCGTGCGGCCCAGGCCGTGGCCGCCGGCGATCTGGACCGGCCCATCGACATCCACCAGCGCGATGAAATCGGCGTGCTGGCCGATGCCTTGCGGGAGATGGTGGAATCCCTCAAATCCAAAATCGCCATGGCCAACGCCAAGACCATGGAAGCGGAAGAACACGCCGCCACGGCCCAGACCGCCATGAGCCAGGCCGAGGCAGCCCTTGCCACTGCCGAACAGGCCCGGCGCGAAGGCATGCTGGCCGCCGCAGCCCGCCTGGAAGGCGCTGCCACGGTCATCCACTCCGCCTCCGGGGAACTGGCCGGTCAGGTGGGGGAATCCAGCCGGGGCACCGAGGAACAGGCCCGCCGCCTGGGCGAAACCGCCACGGCCATGGAAGAAATGAACGCCACCGTGCTGGAGGTGGCCCGCAATGCCGGGCAGGCCGCGGACACCGTGGACCACGCCAAGCGCGAAGCCACCGCCGGCGCCCAGGTGGTGGCCCAGGTGGTGCAAAGCATTGAACAGGTGCTGGCCCAGGCCAAGGGGCTGACCCGCGACATGCACGCCCTGGGCAAGCAGGCCGAGGAAATCAGTCAGGTGATGGTGGTGATTAACGACATTGCCGACCAGACCAACCTGCTGGCCCTGAACGCCGCCATCGAAGCCGCCAGAGCCGGCGACGCCGGCCGAGGCTTTGCCGTGGTGGCTGACGAGGTGCGCAAGCTCGCCGAAAAAACCATGCACGCCACCAGGGAAGTCGGCGCCGCCATTGCCGCCATCCAGCAGGGAGCCAACACCAATATCGCCAACTTCGACGCCGCCTCCCGGCTCATCGACGAGGCCACCACCAAGGCCGGCCGCTCCGGCAGCGCCCTGGAGCAGATCGTCAGTCTGGTAGATGCCGCCACGGATCAGGTGCGCTCCATCGCCGCCGCCGCCGAGGAACAGTCCGCCGCCAGCGACGAGATCACCAGGAACATCGACGACATCAACCGCATCTCCTCCATCGTGGCCCAGGCCATGCGCCAGTCCTCCGGGGTCGTGGACCAGCTGGCCGAGCAGGCCCAGGTGCTGCGCAGCCTCATTCACAGTCTCCAGGCCGAAGGGGACGGCAAGACGCGCTAG
- a CDS encoding sensor domain-containing diguanylate cyclase — protein sequence MTIKSRLILLLSTVLVAAFAATSLVNYAVSRSAALKELTTSALPLTRDTIYSEILKSLMQPLHVSSLMANDNFLKEWTQRGEQDEGQVQRFLDGIHKKYGYFSTFFVSAKTSRYYHYNGVLKTVSKEDAHDVWYYTFANSGMEYDLDVDANQAANNTLTIFINFRVQDTAGRLLGVTGVGLELKAVADIIRTTQATYLRRIYLVDPRGVIQAHMDTSLVEQVNIHDQPGIGKVARMILDAGKDHVDLSYENEDGVTQLTSRYIPELNWFLIVEQNERDVLGAARKNLMTTLGVGAAASLIIIVIVVLAVNYFQGRLEFLAMHDELTGCLNRRSLDHFFQRAVSRHGRQGRDFAAVAMDVDRFKEINDKFGHLTGDEALKAVANIVRANIRPMDALFRFGGDEFLLLAECTAGEAAALVERLQHSLHTRSSSLPCGPLRVSCGVAMYAPGMTLDTLLAQADAAMYAEKEQGKNAC from the coding sequence ATGACGATCAAGTCCCGTCTCATCCTGCTGCTTTCCACCGTGCTGGTGGCGGCCTTTGCGGCCACCAGTCTGGTCAACTACGCCGTCTCCCGCTCCGCGGCGCTCAAGGAGCTCACCACGTCGGCCCTGCCCTTGACACGGGACACCATCTATTCGGAAATCCTGAAAAGTCTGATGCAGCCCCTGCACGTCTCCTCCCTCATGGCCAACGACAACTTTTTGAAGGAATGGACACAGCGCGGCGAGCAGGACGAAGGCCAGGTGCAGCGCTTTCTGGATGGCATCCACAAAAAATACGGCTACTTCAGCACATTTTTCGTCTCGGCGAAAACGTCGCGCTATTATCACTACAACGGCGTGCTGAAGACCGTTTCCAAGGAAGATGCCCACGACGTCTGGTACTACACCTTCGCCAACTCGGGCATGGAATACGACCTGGACGTGGACGCCAACCAAGCCGCCAACAACACCCTGACCATCTTCATCAACTTCCGGGTCCAGGACACCGCCGGCCGCCTGCTGGGCGTGACCGGCGTGGGTCTGGAGCTGAAGGCTGTGGCAGACATCATCCGCACCACCCAGGCCACGTACCTGCGCCGCATCTATCTGGTGGACCCCCGGGGCGTGATCCAGGCCCACATGGATACCAGTCTGGTGGAGCAGGTGAACATCCACGACCAACCCGGCATCGGCAAGGTGGCGCGGATGATCCTCGACGCCGGCAAGGACCATGTGGACCTGAGCTACGAAAACGAGGACGGCGTCACCCAGCTCACGTCCCGTTACATCCCGGAACTCAACTGGTTTCTCATTGTCGAACAGAACGAGCGCGATGTGCTGGGCGCCGCCCGCAAAAACCTCATGACCACCCTGGGCGTGGGCGCGGCAGCGTCCCTCATCATCATCGTCATCGTGGTCCTGGCCGTGAACTACTTCCAGGGCCGGCTGGAATTCCTCGCCATGCACGACGAGCTCACCGGCTGCCTGAACCGCCGCTCCCTGGATCACTTCTTCCAGCGCGCCGTCTCCCGCCACGGCAGGCAGGGACGCGACTTTGCCGCCGTGGCCATGGACGTGGACCGCTTCAAGGAAATCAACGACAAATTCGGCCACCTCACCGGGGACGAAGCCCTCAAGGCCGTGGCCAACATCGTCCGCGCCAACATCCGCCCCATGGACGCCCTGTTCCGCTTTGGCGGGGACGAATTCCTGCTGCTGGCCGAATGCACGGCCGGGGAAGCCGCCGCCCTGGTGGAACGGCTGCAGCACTCCCTGCACACGCGTTCCTCCAGCCTGCCCTGTGGCCCCCTGCGCGTGAGTTGCGGAGTGGCCATGTATGCCCCCGGCATGACCCTGGACACCCTGCTGGCCCAGGCAGACGCCGCCATGTACGCCGAAAAGGAACAGGGCAAAAACGCCTGCTGA